CCGCAGCGTCCCACCCTGCGCGCTGCGCTGGCCGCCCGCCTGCGCCGACTGGCCGATCAGCTCGACCGGCCCTCCGCGCCCGCCTGCTGCTGAAGACCTGTTGCGCAGTAGTTGAAGGATCAGTGGGGAGCCGATTCGCGGCTCCCCACTGATCTGTCCCTACGCTCAGGGCGTGCAGAGGTGGTGGCGGCGTTGCCAACGGAGATTGACGAGTCCGGCGACACACCCCCACATCACGCCGTGCTGTGAGGTCCGATTCCTGAAAAACTCCTTGCAGACGCGAAATTTCTTGATGCGGCCGATGGCATTCTCAGCGCTGATCCGCACCTTGGAGATCAGCCGATTCAGCTCACGTTGCTCCTTGCTCAACTCGCCGTTCTTCGGTCGTTTGGCGGGCACGATGGTTTCCCAGTCCGGATAGACCTTCTCCATTCCGGTATAGCCCCGGTCTCCCCACACCCGGACGTGCCTGGGCAGTCGGTTCATCAGTCGGGAACGTCGCAGCACCTTCATGTCGTGGGTGCGACCGCTGGCGGTCGCACTGAGGTGCACGATCTGTCCTTCGGGCGTCACCGCCACCTGGGTTTTCAGGGTATGGGTCCTTTTCTTGACGCTGTAAAAGCGCTTCTTGTCCTTGGGCCGCCCGACCGCCTTCTTGCCGGGGTTCTCCCCCTTCTTCACTTTCGGCTGCCCGCGAGGTTGCTCAGTCCCATCCACGATCACGTCGGTCAGTTCGGGGAAGATCTCCAGAAACTCCTCCAGAGAGCGTATTTTCCTCGGGTTCCTGCTCGCCCCTCCAGGAGCCTCATCCGGCTCGGCCTGGAGCGTCCGGGGACGGAGGGGAGCAGGCAACGCCTGCTCCAGGACCGGCAGCAGGGCATGGATGTTCCGGCAGATGTTCGCCGCGTCCAGATCGAACAGGATGCCCAGAACATGCATGGTGAAGTACTGTCGCAGATAGAGCAGCGTGACCAGCAGTCGCTGGCTGAGGTCGAGCTTGAAGGTGTTGCCCGCTCCGATGCGCCGGACCCGTCCGGCGCGGGAAAGGGAGCGGTGATGACTCCGTTCCCACAAGGGCTCCAGTTCAATCAGCAGCTGGTCAAACTCGGCAGGACTCAACCCCACCAGCCGTTCAAAGGACCGCCCCCTGGATTTCAGCTTCTCAAGCCGCAACACCCTTGAACCTACCTGCTCCGACCTCTACTGCGCAACAGGTCTTGAAGTCCACCGGAGGAAGTCCCATGTCCACCCCGCCCACGCTGCTGCTCATCGACCTGCAACAGGGATTCACCGATCCCCGCTGGGGCCCGCGCAACAATCCGCACGCGGAGGCGAACGCCGCGCGGCTGCTCGGCGCGTGGCGCGAACACGGCTGGCCCGTGATTCACGTACAGCACGTCTCGCGTGAACCTGACTCGCCCCTGCGGCCCGGGCAGCCCGGCGTGGAGTTCCTGCCCGCCACCGCCCCCCGACCCGGCGAGGCGACCGTGCAGAAGCACGTGAACAGCGCGTTCATCGGCACCGACCTGCACGCACGACTGCAGGCGCTGCGGGCGCAGGACCTCGTGATCGCGGGCCTGACCACCGACCACTGCGTGTCCACCTCCACCCGCATGGCCGGGAACCTCGGCTACCGCGTGCGGCTGGTCGGGGACGCCACCGCCACC
This region of Deinococcus sp. JMULE3 genomic DNA includes:
- a CDS encoding cysteine hydrolase family protein, coding for MSTPPTLLLIDLQQGFTDPRWGPRNNPHAEANAARLLGAWREHGWPVIHVQHVSREPDSPLRPGQPGVEFLPATAPRPGEATVQKHVNSAFIGTDLHARLQALRAQDLVIAGLTTDHCVSTSTRMAGNLGYRVRLVGDATATFDRVGPDGTLHPAAQLHAAHLASLHGEFAKVVTTAGLLDDLRAPA
- a CDS encoding transposase family protein; amino-acid sequence: MRLEKLKSRGRSFERLVGLSPAEFDQLLIELEPLWERSHHRSLSRAGRVRRIGAGNTFKLDLSQRLLVTLLYLRQYFTMHVLGILFDLDAANICRNIHALLPVLEQALPAPLRPRTLQAEPDEAPGGASRNPRKIRSLEEFLEIFPELTDVIVDGTEQPRGQPKVKKGENPGKKAVGRPKDKKRFYSVKKRTHTLKTQVAVTPEGQIVHLSATASGRTHDMKVLRRSRLMNRLPRHVRVWGDRGYTGMEKVYPDWETIVPAKRPKNGELSKEQRELNRLISKVRISAENAIGRIKKFRVCKEFFRNRTSQHGVMWGCVAGLVNLRWQRRHHLCTP